In Harmonia axyridis chromosome 6, icHarAxyr1.1, whole genome shotgun sequence, a single window of DNA contains:
- the LOC123682231 gene encoding epsin-2 isoform X1: MRRGSHDMQVNVAGLRRNLKNFAHNYSDAQKKVREATSNDPWGPSSTLMAEVADLTYNVVAFSEIMQMVWKRLNDHGRNWRHVYKALVLLEYLIKTGSEKVGQQCKENIFAIQTLRDFQYLEEGKDQGQNVREKAKQLVNLLKDDEKLKSERARALKAKERFAQSASAFGSDTGLDTPTSPRYPAFRGDWSGSRDAADSVSVDLPREIENARPQTAGEEELQLQLALAMSREEAEQEEQKRKSDDVRLQLALSQSQQDFKTHDKKPEGAEPLDYLSEALDPWRMPSQEKPQRSSPWHDTTSPNHIGAGAASVDPWLPVTAQAKAEPWVSPTATNLLDSLLPQKPKEPETKNDPWSPASQSSSTDLDEFDLIMNRNKSPQTVQPTVGISNNNSDPFELSLLGEGLPEVQPTSSATGVIKKTPQSFLGENSSLVNLDNLVMSKPLNPQGANPFQDQPPRPVFNTTPVKPSMNEIKQASFAPFTTPPAAAFQPAPGQYALGPSLGNGFGPSNNYPLNPIVQDPWTPVPSTTNTQSPWTKSNEPANPFLS, translated from the exons ATGAGACGAGGATCACACGATATGCAAGTCAATGTGGCTGGTCTTAGACGAAATCTGAAGAACTTCGCACACAACTATTCAGATGCGCAGAAGAAGGTGCGCGAGGCCACCTCGAACGACCCATGGGGCCCTAGCAGCACCCTGATGGCAGAAGTGGCCGATCTGACCTATAACGTTGTTGCCTTTTCCGAAATCATGCAGATGGTGTGGAAGAGACTGAACGATCACGGTAGGAATTGGAGACACGTATATAAGGCACTGGTGCTGCTGGAATATTTGATTAAGACTGGATCGGAAAAGGTCGGGCAACAATGTAAAGAGAACATATTCGCCATACAGACACTCAGAGATTTTCAGTATCTTGAAGAAG GTAAAGATCAGGGACAAAATGTACGAGAAAAAGCCAAGCAATTGgtgaatttattgaaagatgACGAAAAATTGAAGAGCGAAAGAGCCAGAGCACTGAAAGCGAAAGAACGTTTCGCTCAAAGTGCAAGCGCTTTTGGAAGTGATACGGGCTTAGACACCCCCACAAGTCCTAGATATCCTGCATTCAGAGGAGACTGGAGCGGTAGCAGAGATGCAG CCGATTCTGTTTCAGTTGACTTGCCTCGGGAGATCGAAAATGCCAGACCACAAACTGCAGGCGAAGAAGAATTACAGTTACAGCTGGCCCTGGCTATGTCAAGAGAAGAGGCCGAGCAGGAAGAACAGAAAAGAAAATCGGATGACGTTAGATTGCAGTTGGCTCTGAGTCAAAGTCAGCAGGACTTCAA AACTCACGACAAGAAGCCGGAAGGTGCGGAACCATTGGACTATTTAAGTGAAGCGTTAGACCCCTGGCGTATGCCTTCACAGGAGAAACCACAg AGATCTTCCCCTTGGCATGATACAACTTCTCCGAACCACATCGGTGCTGGAGCAGCTTCCGTAGACCCCTGGCTGCCTGTGACAGCCCAGGCTAAAGCGGAACCTTGGGTTTCACCCACAGCTACCAACCTATTGGATTCTTTACTTCCACAAAAGCCCAAAGAACCCGAAACGAAGAACGATCCCTGGTCACCTGCCAGCCAGAGCTCCTCTACCGATTTGGACGAGTTCGACCTCATCATGAACAGGAATAAGTCGCCCCAAACGGTGCAACCTACAG TTGGAATCAGTAATAACAACAGTGATCCGTTTGAGTTGAGTCTGCTCGGTGAAGGCTTGCCTGAGGTTCAACCTACGTCATCTGCAACAGGGGTCATAAAGAAGACACCGCAATCGTTTTTGGGTGAAAATTCTTCCCTGGTCAACCTAGATAATCTTGTGATGA GCAAACCTTTAAATCCACAAGGGGCAAATCCTTTCCAAGATCAACCGCCAAGACCAGTTTTCAACACTACCCCAGTCAAGCCATCTATGAACGAGATCAAACAAGCATCATTTGCACCGTTTACTACACCCCCAGCTGCTGCTTTTCAACCTGCACCTGGCCAGTATGCATTAGGACCTAGTTTGG gTAACGGATTTGGTCCTAGTAATAACTATCCTCTAAATCCAATTGTTCAAGATCCCTGGACTCCTGTGCCTAGCACAACAAACACTCAGTCCCCTTGGACGAAATCTAACGAACCTGCAAACCCGTTCTTATCTTAA
- the LOC123682231 gene encoding epsin-2 isoform X2, with the protein MRRGSHDMQVNVAGLRRNLKNFAHNYSDAQKKVREATSNDPWGPSSTLMAEVADLTYNVVAFSEIMQMVWKRLNDHGRNWRHVYKALVLLEYLIKTGSEKVGQQCKENIFAIQTLRDFQYLEEGKDQGQNVREKAKQLVNLLKDDEKLKSERARALKAKERFAQSASAFGSDTGLDTPTSPRYPAFRGDWSGSRDAVDLPREIENARPQTAGEEELQLQLALAMSREEAEQEEQKRKSDDVRLQLALSQSQQDFKTHDKKPEGAEPLDYLSEALDPWRMPSQEKPQRSSPWHDTTSPNHIGAGAASVDPWLPVTAQAKAEPWVSPTATNLLDSLLPQKPKEPETKNDPWSPASQSSSTDLDEFDLIMNRNKSPQTVQPTVGISNNNSDPFELSLLGEGLPEVQPTSSATGVIKKTPQSFLGENSSLVNLDNLVMSKPLNPQGANPFQDQPPRPVFNTTPVKPSMNEIKQASFAPFTTPPAAAFQPAPGQYALGPSLGNGFGPSNNYPLNPIVQDPWTPVPSTTNTQSPWTKSNEPANPFLS; encoded by the exons ATGAGACGAGGATCACACGATATGCAAGTCAATGTGGCTGGTCTTAGACGAAATCTGAAGAACTTCGCACACAACTATTCAGATGCGCAGAAGAAGGTGCGCGAGGCCACCTCGAACGACCCATGGGGCCCTAGCAGCACCCTGATGGCAGAAGTGGCCGATCTGACCTATAACGTTGTTGCCTTTTCCGAAATCATGCAGATGGTGTGGAAGAGACTGAACGATCACGGTAGGAATTGGAGACACGTATATAAGGCACTGGTGCTGCTGGAATATTTGATTAAGACTGGATCGGAAAAGGTCGGGCAACAATGTAAAGAGAACATATTCGCCATACAGACACTCAGAGATTTTCAGTATCTTGAAGAAG GTAAAGATCAGGGACAAAATGTACGAGAAAAAGCCAAGCAATTGgtgaatttattgaaagatgACGAAAAATTGAAGAGCGAAAGAGCCAGAGCACTGAAAGCGAAAGAACGTTTCGCTCAAAGTGCAAGCGCTTTTGGAAGTGATACGGGCTTAGACACCCCCACAAGTCCTAGATATCCTGCATTCAGAGGAGACTGGAGCGGTAGCAGAGATGCAG TTGACTTGCCTCGGGAGATCGAAAATGCCAGACCACAAACTGCAGGCGAAGAAGAATTACAGTTACAGCTGGCCCTGGCTATGTCAAGAGAAGAGGCCGAGCAGGAAGAACAGAAAAGAAAATCGGATGACGTTAGATTGCAGTTGGCTCTGAGTCAAAGTCAGCAGGACTTCAA AACTCACGACAAGAAGCCGGAAGGTGCGGAACCATTGGACTATTTAAGTGAAGCGTTAGACCCCTGGCGTATGCCTTCACAGGAGAAACCACAg AGATCTTCCCCTTGGCATGATACAACTTCTCCGAACCACATCGGTGCTGGAGCAGCTTCCGTAGACCCCTGGCTGCCTGTGACAGCCCAGGCTAAAGCGGAACCTTGGGTTTCACCCACAGCTACCAACCTATTGGATTCTTTACTTCCACAAAAGCCCAAAGAACCCGAAACGAAGAACGATCCCTGGTCACCTGCCAGCCAGAGCTCCTCTACCGATTTGGACGAGTTCGACCTCATCATGAACAGGAATAAGTCGCCCCAAACGGTGCAACCTACAG TTGGAATCAGTAATAACAACAGTGATCCGTTTGAGTTGAGTCTGCTCGGTGAAGGCTTGCCTGAGGTTCAACCTACGTCATCTGCAACAGGGGTCATAAAGAAGACACCGCAATCGTTTTTGGGTGAAAATTCTTCCCTGGTCAACCTAGATAATCTTGTGATGA GCAAACCTTTAAATCCACAAGGGGCAAATCCTTTCCAAGATCAACCGCCAAGACCAGTTTTCAACACTACCCCAGTCAAGCCATCTATGAACGAGATCAAACAAGCATCATTTGCACCGTTTACTACACCCCCAGCTGCTGCTTTTCAACCTGCACCTGGCCAGTATGCATTAGGACCTAGTTTGG gTAACGGATTTGGTCCTAGTAATAACTATCCTCTAAATCCAATTGTTCAAGATCCCTGGACTCCTGTGCCTAGCACAACAAACACTCAGTCCCCTTGGACGAAATCTAACGAACCTGCAAACCCGTTCTTATCTTAA